The following are encoded in a window of Scylla paramamosain isolate STU-SP2022 unplaced genomic scaffold, ASM3559412v1 Contig132, whole genome shotgun sequence genomic DNA:
- the LOC135099485 gene encoding general transcription factor II-I repeat domain-containing protein 2-like — protein sequence MATAKKVKLDVRSFQSSWTNDFGFIQQNDRAVCALCCENVVCRTSSVKRHFETKHEKTFKDSADKTEAIKKAVSRYEKQSNVFKNLSASKINATEASYKLALCIAKHGKPFTDGDFIKAAFLECSEVLFDGISNKHMIISRIKDIPASARTVERRISEMAANVGEQQTVALTTTPVFSVALDESVDINDIPRLAVFARYSDTEIHEELCCLQPMYGTTKGEDILKTFTDHFEERGVDIRKIFAVTTDGAPAMVGKNKGFTKLVEDKIGHPILKLHCIIHQENLCAKISNSDLNKVMATVTKVVNFVVAHSSLTHRQFQAFLEEVDSAYKDIPLHSSVRWLSCGKVLERFVECFDEVKLFLTEKGQGYPELEDRDWIVKLMFLSDITKHLNDLSLLLQGAGKTVMDLYDTWKAFVAKLAVYSSDIKNGSFRYFKNLKNLSATHPINTTDLQVYMQELKSEFSIRFKDFQNIGPVFSFLIRPDTFRYSELDASLFEWMETEELQMQLIDFQASSLWSAKFKDLREILETSTTDHAASILSSWTSLPDKFSCMKKVAFALLSAFGSTYQCEQIFSHMKHILNPHRSNLTTDHSEGCVKLKVSRYSPEISTLAKGKQGQGSH from the coding sequence ATGGCTACTGCGAAAAAAGTCAAACTTGATGTCCGATCATTTCAGTCATCATGGACAAATGACTTTGGATTTATTCAACAGAATGATCGTGCTGTGTGTGCTCTCTGCTGCGAAAATGTCGTGTGCCGCACATCTAGTGTTAAAAGACACTTTGAAACAAAACACGAGAAGACTTTCAAGGACAGTGCAGACAAGACTGAAGCGATTAAGAAAGCAGTATCCCGCTATGAGAAACAAAGTAATGTGTTTAAGAATCTGAGTGCTAGCAAAATCAATGCAACTGAGGCCAGTTACAAACTAGCTCTGTGTATTGCCAAGCATGGAAAGCCTTTTACTGATGGAGATTTCATAAAAGCAGCTTTCCTAGAGTGCTCTGAGGTGCTTTTTGATGGCATATCAAACAAACACATGATCATCTCAAGGATAAAAGATATTCCTGCCTCAGCTAGGACCGTGGAGAGACGTATTTCTGAAATGGCTGCTAATGTAGGTGAGCAACAAACTGTTGCTTTAACAACTACACCTGTGTTCAGTGTGGCCCTGGATGAAAGCGTGGATATAAATGACATTCCCCGCCTGGCTGTTTTTGCCaggtacagtgacacagagATACACGAGGAGCTGTGCTGTCTTCAACCTATGTATGGCACTACCAAGGGGGAGGACATACTGAAGACATTCACTGACCATTTTGAGGAGAGAGGGGTTGACATAAGAAAGATTTTTGCAGTTACAACAGATGGTGCCCCTGCTATGGTAGGAAAAAACAAGGGTTTTACCAAGCTTGTTGAGGATAAAATTGGACACCCCATTTTGAAATTGCACTGCATAATTCATCAAGAAAATTTATGTGCCAAAATCTCGAACTCTGATCTCAACAAGGTGATGGCTACTGTAACAAaagtagtgaattttgttgTTGCACACTCTTCTCTTACGCACAGGCAGTTTCAAGCTTTCCTTGAAGAGGTGGACAGTGCTTACAAAGATATACCCTTGCACAGCAGTGTTAGGTGGCTAAGCTGTGGGAAGGTATTGGAGAGATTTGTGGAATGCTTTGATGAAGTCAAGCTTTTCTTAACAGAAAAAGGCCAAGGCTACCCTGAGCTGGAGGACAGAGACTGGATTGTGAAACTTATGTTTCTCTCAGACATCACCAAACATCTAAATGACCTCAGTCTTCTCTTGCAAGGTGCAGGAAAAACAGTGATGGACTTGTATGATACTTGGAAGGCATTTGTTGCAAAGCTTGCAGTTTACTCATCAGATATTAAAAATGGTTCTTTCCGTTACTTCAAAAACTTGAAAAACTTATCTGCAACTCATCCTATCAACACTACTGATCTTCAGGTGTACATGCAAGAATTGAAATCTGAGTTCTCAATCAGATTTAAAGATTTCCAAAACATCGGCccagtgttttcctttttaatcagACCAGACACGTTTAGATACAGTGAGTTGGACGCATCTCTTTTTGAGTGGATGGAAACTGAGGAGTTGCAAATGCAGTTAATTGACTTTCAGGCATCATCATTGTGGTCAGCTAAATTTAAGGATCTTCGAGAAATATTGGAAACTAGTACGACTGATCATGCAGCCTCCATATTAAGTTCCTGGACATCACTGCCTGATAAATTCAGTTGCATGAAGAAAGTAGCTTTTGCATTGCTATCAGCATTTGGATCTACATATCAGTGCGAGCAGATATTTTCACACATGAAGCACATCCTCAATCCCCATCGCAGCAACCTTACAACGGATCATTCTGAGGGTTGTGTAAAGCTCAAGGTGTCCAGATATTCACCTGAAATTTCAACTTTGGCCAAAGGGAAGCAAGGGCAAGGATCGCATTAA